One genomic window of Cupriavidus malaysiensis includes the following:
- the fabD gene encoding ACP S-malonyltransferase, which translates to MTFAFVFPGQGSQSVGMLNAFADHPVVRATLEEASSALGQDIGRLIAEGPAEELNLTTNTQPVMLTAAVAVYRAWLDAGGPAPALVAGHSLGEYSALVAAGVIPFADAVPLVRFRAQAMQEAVPVGEGGMAAILGLSDDDVRAACAEAAPAGVVEAVNFNAPSQVVIAGQKAAVEKACEIAKAKGAKRALPLPVSAPFHSSLLKPASDRLRERMAGLAFATPAIPLVNNVDVAIVSDPESIKDALVRQAAAPVRWVECVQKMAAEGVTHVIECGPGKVLAGMTKRIDGNLVGGAIFDPASLQDTLALLK; encoded by the coding sequence ATGACTTTCGCTTTTGTATTCCCCGGCCAGGGCTCGCAATCGGTGGGCATGCTCAATGCTTTTGCTGACCACCCCGTCGTGCGCGCGACGCTGGAAGAAGCTTCCAGTGCCTTGGGTCAGGATATCGGCCGCCTGATCGCCGAGGGTCCTGCCGAGGAGCTGAACCTCACCACCAACACGCAGCCGGTCATGCTGACTGCCGCGGTGGCCGTCTACCGCGCCTGGCTCGACGCCGGCGGCCCGGCTCCCGCCCTGGTGGCAGGTCACAGCCTGGGCGAATACTCGGCGCTGGTGGCGGCGGGCGTGATCCCGTTCGCGGATGCCGTGCCGCTGGTGCGTTTCCGCGCCCAGGCCATGCAGGAAGCGGTGCCGGTGGGCGAGGGCGGCATGGCTGCCATCCTCGGCCTGTCGGACGACGACGTGCGCGCGGCCTGTGCCGAGGCGGCGCCGGCCGGCGTGGTCGAGGCCGTCAATTTCAACGCGCCGTCCCAGGTCGTGATCGCCGGGCAGAAGGCTGCGGTCGAAAAGGCCTGCGAAATTGCCAAGGCCAAGGGCGCCAAGCGCGCGCTGCCGCTGCCGGTGTCCGCGCCGTTCCACTCCTCGCTGCTGAAACCGGCTTCCGATCGCCTGCGCGAGCGTATGGCCGGGCTGGCATTCGCGACGCCGGCCATTCCGCTGGTGAACAACGTCGACGTCGCCATCGTCAGCGATCCGGAGTCCATCAAGGACGCGCTGGTGCGCCAGGCCGCCGCCCCGGTACGCTGGGTCGAGTGCGTGCAGAAGATGGCCGCCGAAGGCGTGACCCATGTGATCGAATGCGGTCCCGGCAAGGTGCTGGCCGGCATGACCAAGCGCATCGACGGCAACCTGGTCGGTGGCGCGATCTTCGATCCGGCCTCGCTGCAGGACACGCTGGCGCTGCTGAAGTAA
- a CDS encoding MucB/RseB C-terminal domain-containing protein, which yields MHKGWSPAYVAGAHRIRALRRSFFLAFCLTAAAASAQPADTALARRDATAWLNKIHRAAQRENYNGTLIYQRGSVMHASRIQHYSDAAQNEYERLETLDGKPREVLRENDVVHSLIPEAKLVVVEKQQAKDRFPALLATNKTDVLDLYDMRKLPDERLAGLECAVFALQPHDGARYAVRLWAEKNSGLLVRAQTLDENGKVLEQVAFSQVQIGVPSEKQRILSAIRGSSGWNHYEVTYQPANIADEGWSINVPVKGFQKIREVRRPLGELRGQQGDGRNQTFEVQQVVYSDGLTGLSVFIEPVSEQRARREGVASLGATQVVVRRIADFWITVVGEVPAATVKQFAAAVEYHSPKVTH from the coding sequence ATGCATAAGGGATGGTCGCCCGCCTATGTAGCGGGCGCACACAGAATAAGGGCCCTGCGCAGGTCCTTTTTTCTGGCCTTCTGTCTGACTGCGGCTGCGGCGAGCGCCCAGCCGGCGGACACCGCGCTGGCGCGCCGCGACGCGACGGCCTGGCTGAACAAGATTCACCGCGCGGCGCAGCGTGAGAACTACAACGGCACCCTGATCTACCAGCGCGGCAGCGTCATGCATGCCTCGCGCATCCAGCATTACAGCGACGCGGCGCAGAACGAATACGAGCGTCTCGAAACGCTCGACGGCAAGCCGCGCGAAGTCCTGCGCGAGAACGATGTCGTGCACAGCCTGATTCCGGAGGCCAAGCTGGTGGTAGTGGAGAAGCAGCAGGCCAAGGACCGCTTCCCGGCCCTGCTCGCCACCAACAAGACCGACGTGCTCGATCTCTACGACATGCGCAAGCTGCCGGACGAGCGCCTTGCCGGTCTTGAGTGCGCGGTCTTCGCCTTGCAACCGCACGACGGCGCCCGCTATGCGGTCCGCCTGTGGGCCGAGAAGAATTCGGGCCTGCTGGTGCGTGCACAGACCCTGGACGAGAACGGCAAGGTGCTCGAGCAGGTCGCCTTCTCGCAGGTCCAGATCGGCGTGCCATCGGAGAAGCAGCGCATCCTGTCGGCGATCCGCGGATCCAGCGGCTGGAACCACTACGAGGTCACCTACCAGCCGGCCAATATCGCCGACGAAGGCTGGTCGATCAATGTGCCGGTCAAAGGCTTCCAGAAGATCCGCGAAGTGCGTCGGCCGCTCGGTGAACTGCGTGGCCAGCAGGGCGATGGCCGCAATCAGACCTTCGAGGTGCAGCAGGTCGTGTACAGCGATGGCCTGACCGGCCTGTCGGTATTCATCGAGCCGGTTTCGGAGCAGCGCGCCAGGCGCGAGGGCGTGGCTTCGCTGGGCGCTACCCAGGTGGTGGTCCGCCGCATCGCTGACTTCTGGATCACGGTGGTCGGCGAAGTACCTGCCGCGACGGTGAAGCAGTTCGCGGCAGCAGTCGAGTACCATTCGCCCAAGGTGACGCACTGA
- the fabF gene encoding beta-ketoacyl-ACP synthase II, with the protein MSRRRVVVTGLGLVSPVGNTVAEGWANLVAGQSGIATITKFDHSALAVHFAGEVKGFKAEDYIPAKEARHMDTFIHFGIAAGTQALKDSGLEVTEANADRIGVLVGSGIGGLPMIEDTHAELTNRGPRRISPFFVPGSIINMISGHLSIIHGVKGPNLAAVTACTTGLHSIGLAARLIQAGDADAMLAGGAESTVSPLGIGGFAAARALSTRNEDPAAASRPWDKGRDGFVLGEGAGVMMLEEYESAKARGARIYAELVGFGMSGDAFHMTAPNTDGPRRCMVNALKDAGINADAVQYLNAHGTSTPLGDKNEADAIKLAFGEHAYKMAVNSTKSMTGHLLGGAGGLESVFTVLALHHQVSPPTINLVDQDPECDLDFVANTARDMKIDVAVKNNFGFGGTNGTLVFRRA; encoded by the coding sequence GTGAGCCGTCGTCGCGTCGTCGTCACCGGGCTCGGCCTCGTGTCTCCGGTCGGAAACACGGTTGCCGAAGGTTGGGCCAACCTGGTTGCGGGCCAGTCCGGCATCGCCACCATCACCAAGTTCGATCACTCCGCGCTTGCCGTGCACTTCGCCGGTGAAGTGAAGGGTTTCAAGGCCGAGGACTACATCCCAGCCAAGGAAGCCCGCCACATGGATACCTTTATCCATTTCGGCATCGCGGCAGGCACGCAGGCCTTGAAGGACAGCGGCCTGGAAGTGACCGAGGCCAACGCCGACCGCATCGGCGTGCTGGTCGGCTCGGGCATCGGCGGCCTGCCGATGATCGAGGACACCCATGCGGAACTGACCAACCGCGGCCCGCGTCGTATCTCGCCGTTCTTCGTGCCCGGCTCGATCATCAACATGATCTCGGGCCACCTGTCGATCATCCACGGTGTCAAGGGCCCGAACCTGGCCGCGGTAACCGCCTGCACGACCGGCCTGCACAGCATCGGCCTGGCCGCACGCCTGATTCAGGCCGGCGATGCCGATGCCATGCTGGCGGGTGGCGCCGAATCCACGGTTTCGCCGCTGGGTATCGGGGGCTTTGCCGCGGCACGCGCGCTGTCGACCCGCAACGAGGATCCGGCTGCTGCCTCGCGCCCCTGGGACAAGGGCCGCGACGGTTTCGTGCTGGGTGAGGGCGCCGGCGTGATGATGCTCGAAGAGTACGAGTCGGCCAAGGCGCGCGGCGCGCGCATCTACGCCGAGCTGGTGGGCTTCGGCATGAGCGGCGACGCCTTCCACATGACGGCGCCGAACACCGACGGTCCGCGCCGCTGCATGGTCAATGCGCTGAAGGACGCTGGTATCAATGCCGACGCGGTGCAATACCTGAACGCGCATGGCACGTCGACGCCGCTGGGCGACAAGAACGAAGCCGATGCCATCAAGCTGGCCTTCGGCGAGCACGCCTACAAGATGGCGGTCAACTCGACCAAGTCGATGACCGGCCACCTGCTCGGTGGTGCGGGTGGGCTGGAGTCGGTCTTCACCGTGCTGGCGCTGCACCACCAGGTGTCGCCGCCGACTATCAACCTCGTCGACCAGGATCCCGAGTGCGACCTGGATTTCGTGGCCAATACGGCGCGCGATATGAAGATCGATGTGGCGGTGAAGAACAACTTCGGCTTTGGCGGCACCAACGGCACGCTTGTCTTCCGCCGCGCCTGA
- the fabG gene encoding 3-oxoacyl-ACP reductase FabG, whose product MTKLLDNQVALVTGASRGIGRAIALELARQGATVVGTATTEGGAAAIGAYLEAEGLKGAGAVLDVKDAARCEALIDEVIKARGGLNVLVNNAGITQDQLAMRMKDDDWSAVIDTNLSAVFRLSRAVLRPMMKARGGRIINITSVVASAGNPGQMNYAAAKAGVEGMSRALAREIGSRNVTVNCVAPGFIDTDMTKVLSEEQHAALKTQIPLGRLGLPEDIAHAVTFLAGPQAAYITGTTLHVNGGMYMN is encoded by the coding sequence ATGACGAAACTTCTGGACAATCAGGTCGCGCTGGTCACCGGCGCCTCGCGCGGCATCGGCCGCGCCATCGCGCTGGAACTGGCGCGCCAAGGTGCCACGGTGGTCGGCACCGCCACCACCGAAGGCGGTGCGGCCGCGATCGGCGCGTATCTCGAGGCCGAAGGCCTGAAGGGCGCGGGCGCGGTGCTGGACGTCAAGGACGCGGCACGCTGCGAGGCCCTCATCGACGAAGTGATCAAGGCACGCGGCGGCCTGAACGTGCTGGTCAACAATGCCGGCATCACGCAGGACCAGCTCGCCATGCGCATGAAGGACGATGACTGGAGCGCGGTGATCGACACCAACCTGTCGGCGGTGTTCCGCCTGTCGCGCGCCGTGCTGCGCCCGATGATGAAGGCGCGCGGCGGCCGCATCATCAATATCACCTCGGTGGTGGCCTCTGCCGGCAACCCCGGCCAGATGAACTACGCGGCCGCCAAGGCAGGCGTGGAAGGCATGAGCCGCGCGCTGGCCCGCGAGATCGGCAGCCGCAATGTCACGGTCAATTGCGTGGCACCGGGCTTCATCGATACCGATATGACCAAGGTCTTGTCGGAAGAGCAGCATGCGGCACTGAAAACCCAGATTCCGCTGGGCCGCCTCGGCCTGCCAGAGGACATCGCCCATGCGGTGACCTTCCTGGCCGGCCCGCAAGCAGCCTACATCACGGGTACGACGTTGCACGTCAACGGCGGGATGTACATGAACTGA
- a CDS encoding beta-ketoacyl-ACP synthase III, with product MTSYAKIIGTGSYLPPRRVTNQELAEQLAAKGIETSDEWIFSRSGIAARHWAEPDVGSSDLAVKAAERAIEAAGIDRQAIDLIIVATSTPDFIFPSTASLVQQKLGITNQCAAFDLQAVCSGFVYALSTADKFIRSGSHKNVLVIGAEVFSRILDFNDRTTCVLFGDGAGAVLLSASDEPGILSSAMHADGSHVDILCVPGNISGGNIVGSPFLHMDGQAVFKLAVTVLDKVAREALAAAEMSADQVDWLIPHQANIRIMQGTARKLGLPAERMVATVHEHGNTSAASIPLALDEAVRDGRIRPGQNVLMEGVGGGFTWGAALLRM from the coding sequence ATGACCAGCTACGCAAAAATCATCGGTACGGGGAGCTACCTGCCCCCGCGGCGCGTCACCAACCAGGAGTTGGCGGAGCAACTGGCGGCGAAGGGCATCGAGACCAGCGATGAGTGGATCTTCTCGCGCAGCGGTATCGCCGCGCGCCATTGGGCCGAGCCGGACGTCGGCAGCAGCGACCTGGCCGTCAAGGCGGCCGAGCGGGCCATCGAGGCCGCCGGCATCGATCGCCAGGCCATCGACCTGATCATCGTCGCGACGTCCACGCCGGACTTCATCTTTCCCAGCACCGCGAGCCTGGTGCAGCAGAAGCTGGGCATCACCAACCAGTGTGCTGCCTTCGACCTGCAGGCCGTCTGTTCGGGCTTCGTGTATGCGCTGTCCACGGCGGACAAGTTCATCCGCAGCGGCTCGCACAAGAACGTGCTGGTGATCGGCGCCGAAGTGTTTTCGCGCATCCTCGATTTCAACGACCGTACCACCTGCGTGCTGTTCGGCGACGGCGCTGGTGCGGTGCTGCTGAGCGCGTCGGATGAGCCGGGCATCCTGTCCTCCGCCATGCATGCCGATGGCAGCCATGTCGATATCCTGTGCGTGCCGGGCAACATCAGCGGCGGCAATATCGTCGGCAGCCCCTTCCTGCATATGGACGGCCAGGCCGTCTTCAAGCTGGCGGTCACCGTGCTGGACAAGGTGGCGCGCGAAGCGCTGGCGGCCGCCGAGATGTCGGCGGACCAGGTCGACTGGCTGATTCCGCACCAGGCCAATATCCGCATCATGCAAGGCACGGCGAGGAAGCTCGGCCTGCCGGCCGAGCGTATGGTGGCGACCGTGCACGAGCACGGCAACACCTCGGCGGCTTCCATTCCGCTCGCGCTCGACGAGGCGGTGCGGGACGGCCGCATCCGGCCGGGTCAGAACGTGCTGATGGAGGGCGTGGGCGGCGGCTTCACCTGGGGTGCGGCGCTGCTGCGCATGTAA
- the rpoE gene encoding RNA polymerase sigma factor RpoE, producing the protein MSEREADQLLVERVQQGDKRAFELLVTKYHRKIIRLISRLVRDPAEVEDVAQDAFIKAYRALPQFRGESAFYTWLYRIAVNTAKNYLATQGRRPEASTDIDAEEAETFADGEQLRDINTPESMLHTRQVAETVNRAMEALPEELRTAITLREIEGLSYEEIAEAMGCPIGTVRSRIFRAREAIAEKLRPLLGTAEGKRW; encoded by the coding sequence GTGAGCGAACGCGAAGCCGATCAGCTCCTAGTTGAACGCGTCCAGCAGGGCGACAAGCGGGCCTTTGAGTTGCTGGTGACCAAGTATCACCGCAAGATCATCCGCCTGATTTCGCGCCTGGTCCGGGACCCCGCTGAAGTGGAGGATGTGGCGCAGGATGCCTTTATCAAGGCATACCGTGCCTTGCCCCAGTTCCGGGGCGAGTCGGCCTTCTACACGTGGTTGTACCGGATCGCCGTCAACACGGCCAAGAACTATCTGGCCACCCAGGGCCGCCGGCCGGAAGCGTCAACGGACATTGATGCCGAGGAGGCTGAAACTTTTGCGGACGGCGAGCAACTAAGGGATATCAATACGCCGGAGTCGATGCTCCACACGCGCCAGGTTGCCGAGACGGTGAACCGGGCGATGGAAGCACTGCCGGAAGAGTTGCGCACAGCCATCACACTGCGCGAGATCGAAGGCCTCAGTTATGAGGAGATCGCGGAGGCGATGGGCTGCCCGATCGGTACGGTGCGCTCGCGCATCTTCCGGGCGCGCGAGGCGATCGCCGAGAAGCTGCGTCCGCTACTTGGAACGGCAGAAGGCAAGCGGTGGTAG
- the acpP gene encoding acyl carrier protein: MDNIEQRVKKIVAEQLGVAEADIKNESSFVNDLGADSLDTVELVMALEDEFGMEIPDEEAEKITTVQQAIDYATAHVKA; encoded by the coding sequence ATGGACAATATCGAACAACGCGTCAAGAAAATCGTGGCAGAACAGCTTGGCGTGGCCGAGGCGGACATCAAGAACGAATCGTCGTTCGTGAACGACCTGGGCGCCGACTCGCTCGACACGGTTGAACTCGTGATGGCGTTGGAAGATGAATTCGGCATGGAAATTCCCGATGAGGAAGCCGAAAAGATCACCACCGTGCAGCAGGCGATCGACTACGCCACCGCGCACGTCAAGGCCTGA
- a CDS encoding sigma-E factor negative regulatory protein — MGQAHKQSVHVMDAAEQVSALMDGELAPHEASAALEFARSGQGLADWSTFQMIGDVLRSEDLAHIDSTNAFLARFSARLDSEPHVLVPAVAQAGQARQRLLLRPSWVRRVVPGTAIAAAVAAVSWVVVPQMRGAGDVGAPDAVVARADQPAAKAGGVVTVAADSGQMIRDPRLDEYLRAHRVSVATDAVVPTMRAVANSANFIQDNSQE; from the coding sequence ATGGGTCAGGCTCATAAGCAGTCGGTTCATGTAATGGATGCGGCGGAGCAGGTTTCCGCGCTGATGGATGGCGAGCTGGCACCGCACGAGGCCAGCGCCGCGCTGGAATTCGCGCGCAGCGGCCAAGGCCTGGCCGACTGGTCGACCTTCCAGATGATCGGCGACGTGCTGCGTTCGGAAGACCTCGCGCATATCGATTCGACCAATGCCTTCCTGGCCCGCTTCTCGGCGCGGCTGGACAGCGAGCCGCACGTCCTCGTGCCGGCGGTCGCCCAGGCAGGTCAGGCGCGCCAGCGCCTGCTGCTGCGTCCGTCGTGGGTGCGCCGCGTGGTACCGGGTACCGCCATTGCCGCGGCCGTCGCCGCGGTCAGCTGGGTGGTCGTGCCGCAGATGCGCGGTGCGGGCGACGTGGGTGCGCCGGATGCGGTGGTGGCCCGGGCCGACCAGCCTGCGGCCAAGGCCGGCGGGGTCGTCACCGTGGCGGCCGACAGCGGGCAGATGATCCGGGATCCGCGCCTTGACGAATACCTGCGCGCTCATCGCGTGTCCGTGGCGACCGATGCGGTCGTGCCCACCATGCGCGCGGTTGCCAACAGCGCCAACTTCATTCAGGACAATTCGCAGGAATAA